From Musa acuminata AAA Group cultivar baxijiao chromosome BXJ3-8, Cavendish_Baxijiao_AAA, whole genome shotgun sequence, one genomic window encodes:
- the LOC135644189 gene encoding glycine-rich cell wall structural protein-like: MLPLLILPSLACARILLDDNSALAENKRFSLKTGGSGSGFGISVSHNSSGTDITIGGGAGGGAGTSRGGGASVGGGIGVGVGIHIGKGGANVAVGVGGGGAASANNGSVSVGGGGGGGVGFSIGRGGVSVSVGGGAGGGAGSGGGASGGGGGVGTAGGVVASGDGHGSASGSGGSGGGNGDASSAGGAEAGGNGGGGGGRG; the protein is encoded by the coding sequence ATGTTGCCGCTCTTAATTCTTCCCTCACTTGCCTGTGCGAGAATTCTGCTTGATGATAATAGCGCTTTGGCTGAGAACAAGCGTTTCTCGCTAAAAAccggcggcagcggcagtgggTTTGGTATCAGTGTGAGCCATAACAGCTCTGGTACTGACATCACTATCGGTGGAGGAGCTGGTGGCGGAGCTGGCACTTCACGTGGCGGGGGAGCTAGCGTTGGCGGAGGGATCGGTGTTGGGGTCGGCATCCACATAGGGAAAGGCGGAGCGAACGTCGCAGTGGGGGTCGGCGGAGGCGGTGCTGCTAGTGCGAACAACGGCAGCGTCAGCGTCGGTGGCGGAGGTGGCGGCGGAGTTGGATTTAGTATCGGGCGTGGTGGTGTGAGCGTGAGCGTCGGAGGCGGTGCCGGAGGAGGTGCGGGGAGTGGCGGTGGAGCGTCAGGAGGTGGTGGCGGAGTGGGAACCGCCGGAGGGGTGGTAGCTAGCGGGGACGGTCATGGAAGTGCAAGTGGTAGCGGCGGAAGTGGTGGAGGCAACGGAGATGCCTCCTCGGCTGGAGGAGCCGAAGCAGGAGgtaacggcggcggcggcggtggtcgaggTTGA
- the LOC135644982 gene encoding uncharacterized protein LOC135644982 isoform X1, producing the protein MTAAAATKKKRGRPRKKREGGHLHYSPPSPPRPSTAPRRTLRPRRRRTLLDDFADFDDYLDEEEEEEEEEVMEEQEGKGKRRKLNLILKLPPAGPTTATTEEERPRRGAPVVPASSFSSLASFSSYVDDDDEEDEEAEGETMKPPKKRRLDGCDDGVRSGGSGDRETGKIILLQSLKGSATGVSTSSQVAGTCLPERKFLEAVLDKIQKKDTYGVFAEPVDPEELPDYYDVIGHPMDFGTVRKKLATEAYRSFEQFEDDVFLICSNAMQYNAPDTIYFRQARSMQDIGRKEFQKLRIEGKCMETYSKCEEKTVFNPIEKKLLQMCPPRVAQENFVSDISSATTIASGGEPCTGLSTAEASGVDPATTSNGLADGSSSLGESKSEKVDDLRVKGSPSKLGKKSLEGDENRRASYNVCDEQSPQVSGMVCDVLDGEQRKLVPVGLDAEYSYARSLARFAGNLGPIAWRIASQRIESALPSGVKFGSGWVGEYEPLPTPILSFENIPQLQHQQLDTNTTLQSKMPLKDKATALGKKANGNSREVNYGIQSKLGTTIYNRGSGPVTGGNNLCGFTEVKQQSPSFISETQLRPNAAVLQQKNKQVTSKLAKVSGTFLEQAREHQQSSSSCSLVDQSVQRPEIFTGVAAFKPPGRISLDRKLGQPEPLKQTVAMVPCSTTDGRVPVGQSSNGKVLGGSSSNILGNTMGFSSKYQKGNVGDEHQTLHEYGLNHPSRLMGWPIEMLNQSNISNNSVDSSKFLPSAVPPTGRESPNTADAAAAGAWMSIGASTQSKTSVNAVNGRDSPNASASTYFYGSTSRAPKVSSRVSDDSNTTSMSQAFRQPIQVVGSEPQFCNKGLVIFPQLGATGMSRFQGQTPQQGLLRQTENRHPKSVCPPDLNISFQPPGSPVPHSSGILKDSQQPDLALQL; encoded by the exons atgacggcggcggcggcgacgaagaagaagaggggcCGGCCGCGGAAGAAGCGGGAGGGCGGCCACCTTCACTACTCTCCTCCTTCGCCTCCACGGCCGTCGACGGCTCCCCGCCGGACTCTCCGCCCACGGCGCCGCCGTACCCTCCTAGACGATTTCGCCGACTTCGACGACTACTTggatgaagaggaggaggaggaggaggaggaggtgatggaGGAGCAGGAAGGGAAGGGGAAGAGGCGGAAGCTAAATCTCATACTCAAGTTGCCTCCTGCTGGCCCGACCACCGCCACAACGGAGGAGGAGAGGCCTCGGAGGGGTGCGCCAGTGGTGCCCGCATCGTCCTTTTCGTCGTTGGCTTCGTTTTCTTCGTatgtggatgatgatgatgaagaggacGAGGAGGCGGAGGGGGAGACAATGAAGCCGCCGAAGAAGCGGCGATTAGACGGATGTGATGATGGTGTTCGTTCTGGTGGATCTGGTGACCGAGAG ACGGGGAAGATAATTCTTCTTCAGAGTTTGAAGGGCTCTGCTACAG GGGTGTCCACTAGTTCTCAGGTGGCAGGAACGTGTTTGCCCGAGAGGAAATTTCTGGAGGCCGTTCTTGACAAGATTCAGAA GAAGGACACATATGGAGTGTTTGCGGAGCCAGTGGATCCTGAAGAG CTTCCTGATTATTATGATGTGATTGGGCATCCGATGGACTTTGGGACTGTAAGGAAGAAGCTGGCAACCGAAGCCTATCGTTCTTTTGAACAATTTGAG GATGATGTCTTCTTGATTTGCAGTAATGCCATGCAGTACAATGCACCAGATACAATATACTTCAGACAG GCACGGTCTATGCAAGATATTGGAAGAAAAGAATTTCAGAAGCTAAGAATTGAGGGCAAATGCATGGAAACTTATTCTAAATGTGAAGAGAAGACTGTTTTCAATCCCATTGAGAAAAAACTGCTACAGATGTGCCCGCCAAGAGTTGCTCAAGAAAATTTTGTGTCTGATATCTCTTCTGCTACAACTATTGCTTCTGGAGGTGAGCCCTGTACTGGGTTGAGCACAGCAGAAGCTAGTGGTGTAGATCCTGCAACCACTTCCAATGGTCTTGCTGATGGCAGTTCTTCCCTCGGGGAGAGTAAGTCAGAGAAGGTGGATGACCTTAGAG TGAAAGGCTCTCCATCTAAGCTTGGGAAAAAGTCACTTGAGGGAGATGAAAATCGGCGTGCTAGTTACAATGTATGTGACGAACAGTCTCCACAGGTGTCTGGCATGGTTTGTGATGTTCTTGATGGCGAGCAAAGGAAGCTGGTCCCT GTTGGACTCGATGCAGAATACTCGTATGCAAGGAGCCTGGCTCGTTTTGCTGGTAATCTTGGGCCCATTGCCTGGAGAATTGCTTCACAGAGAATTGAAAGTGCATTGCCTTCTGGTGTTAAGTTTGGTTCTGGTTGGGTTGGAGAATATGAACCACTTCCAACTCCTATTCTTTCTTTCGAGAACATTCCCCAGCTACAGCATCAGCAACTAGATACAAATACAACTCTGCAGTCCAAGATGCCATTGAAGGATAAAGCAACTGCATTGGGTAAAAAAGCCAATGGAAATAGTCGGGAAGTAAATTATGGTATCCAGAGTAAGCTAGGCACCACAATTTACAATAGAGGTTCTGGTCCTGTGACGGGGGGAAATAATCTTTGTGGATTTACAGAAGTGAAGCAACAGTCGCCTAGCTTCATCTCTGAAACTCAGCTAAGGCCAAATGCTGCTGTATTACAACAGAAGAACAAACAAGTGACCTCTAAGCTTGCCAAGGTTAGTGGTACCTTTTTGGAACAAGCCCGAGAACATCAGCAATCTTCCTCAAGTTGTAGTTTGGTAGATCAATCTGTACAAAGGCCTGAAATCTTTACAGGGGTTGCCGCTTTTAAACCTCCTGGGAGAATTTCATTAGACAGAAAACTTGGGCAGCCTGAACCTCTAAAACAAACAGTGGCAATGGTGCCATGCAGTACAACTGATGGAAGAGTTCCTGTTGGTCAATCAAGTAATGGGAAAGTCTTGGGTGGATCTAGCAGCAACATTCTGGGAAATACCATGGGATTTTCCTCCAAATATCAAAAAGGAAATGTGGGTGATGAACACCAGACATTACATGAGTATGGCCTCAATCATCCGTCAAGACTAATGGGCTGGCCAATCGAGATGCTTAACCAGTCGAACATTTCAAACAATTCTGTTGATTCTTCTAAATTTTTGCCATCAGCTGTTCCACCAACTGGTAGAGAAAGTCCAAATACTGCAGATGCTGCTGCAGCTGGAGCATGGATGTCCATTGGAGCTTCCACACAATCTAAAACGTCAGTTAATGCTGTTAATGGTCGTGACAGTCCAAATGCATCTGCTTCTACATATTTTTACGGTTCTACTTCGAGAGCACCAAAGGTATCCTCCAGAGTTTCTGATGATTCCAACACAACTTCCATGTCTCAAGCCTTTAGGCAGCCCATTCAGGTGGTTGGTTCTGAACCCCAGTTTTGTAACAAAGGACTGGTCATCTTCCCACAACTAGGCGCAACCGGTATGTCCAGATTTCAAGGTCAGACTCCACAGCAAGGCCTGCTTCGACAAACAGAAAACAGGCATCCTAAGAGCGTTTGCCCTCCAGACTTGAACATTAGCTTCCAGCCCCCAGGATCTCCTGTTCCGCACTCTTCAGGGATTCTCAAGGACTCTCAGCAGCCGGATTTGGCTTTGCAGCTTTGA
- the LOC135644982 gene encoding uncharacterized protein LOC135644982 isoform X2 — MTAAAATKKKRGRPRKKREGGHLHYSPPSPPRPSTAPRRTLRPRRRRTLLDDFADFDDYLDEEEEEEEEEVMEEQEGKGKRRKLNLILKLPPAGPTTATTEEERPRRGAPVVPASSFSSLASFSSYVDDDDEEDEEAEGETMKPPKKRRLDGCDDGVRSGGSGDRETGKIILLQSLKGSATGVSTSSQVAGTCLPERKFLEAVLDKIQKKDTYGVFAEPVDPEELPDYYDVIGHPMDFGTVRKKLATEAYRSFEQFEDDVFLICSNAMQYNAPDTIYFRQARSMQDIGRKEFQKLRIEGKCMETYSKCEEKTVFNPIEKKLLQMCPPRVAQENFVSDISSATTIASGGEPCTGLSTAEASGVDPATTSNGLADGSSSLGESKSEKVDDLRVKGSPSKLGKKSLEGDENRRASYNVCDEQSPQVSGMVCDVLDGEQRKLVPVCNKEYSYARSLARFAGNLGPIAWRIASQRIESALPSGVKFGSGWVGEYEPLPTPILSFENIPQLQHQQLDTNTTLQSKMPLKDKATALGKKANGNSREVNYGIQSKLGTTIYNRGSGPVTGGNNLCGFTEVKQQSPSFISETQLRPNAAVLQQKNKQVTSKLAKVSGTFLEQAREHQQSSSSCSLVDQSVQRPEIFTGVAAFKPPGRISLDRKLGQPEPLKQTVAMVPCSTTDGRVPVGQSSNGKVLGGSSSNILGNTMGFSSKYQKGNVGDEHQTLHEYGLNHPSRLMGWPIEMLNQSNISNNSVDSSKFLPSAVPPTGRESPNTADAAAAGAWMSIGASTQSKTSVNAVNGRDSPNASASTYFYGSTSRAPKVSSRVSDDSNTTSMSQAFRQPIQVVGSEPQFCNKGLVIFPQLGATGMSRFQGQTPQQGLLRQTENRHPKSVCPPDLNISFQPPGSPVPHSSGILKDSQQPDLALQL, encoded by the exons atgacggcggcggcggcgacgaagaagaagaggggcCGGCCGCGGAAGAAGCGGGAGGGCGGCCACCTTCACTACTCTCCTCCTTCGCCTCCACGGCCGTCGACGGCTCCCCGCCGGACTCTCCGCCCACGGCGCCGCCGTACCCTCCTAGACGATTTCGCCGACTTCGACGACTACTTggatgaagaggaggaggaggaggaggaggaggtgatggaGGAGCAGGAAGGGAAGGGGAAGAGGCGGAAGCTAAATCTCATACTCAAGTTGCCTCCTGCTGGCCCGACCACCGCCACAACGGAGGAGGAGAGGCCTCGGAGGGGTGCGCCAGTGGTGCCCGCATCGTCCTTTTCGTCGTTGGCTTCGTTTTCTTCGTatgtggatgatgatgatgaagaggacGAGGAGGCGGAGGGGGAGACAATGAAGCCGCCGAAGAAGCGGCGATTAGACGGATGTGATGATGGTGTTCGTTCTGGTGGATCTGGTGACCGAGAG ACGGGGAAGATAATTCTTCTTCAGAGTTTGAAGGGCTCTGCTACAG GGGTGTCCACTAGTTCTCAGGTGGCAGGAACGTGTTTGCCCGAGAGGAAATTTCTGGAGGCCGTTCTTGACAAGATTCAGAA GAAGGACACATATGGAGTGTTTGCGGAGCCAGTGGATCCTGAAGAG CTTCCTGATTATTATGATGTGATTGGGCATCCGATGGACTTTGGGACTGTAAGGAAGAAGCTGGCAACCGAAGCCTATCGTTCTTTTGAACAATTTGAG GATGATGTCTTCTTGATTTGCAGTAATGCCATGCAGTACAATGCACCAGATACAATATACTTCAGACAG GCACGGTCTATGCAAGATATTGGAAGAAAAGAATTTCAGAAGCTAAGAATTGAGGGCAAATGCATGGAAACTTATTCTAAATGTGAAGAGAAGACTGTTTTCAATCCCATTGAGAAAAAACTGCTACAGATGTGCCCGCCAAGAGTTGCTCAAGAAAATTTTGTGTCTGATATCTCTTCTGCTACAACTATTGCTTCTGGAGGTGAGCCCTGTACTGGGTTGAGCACAGCAGAAGCTAGTGGTGTAGATCCTGCAACCACTTCCAATGGTCTTGCTGATGGCAGTTCTTCCCTCGGGGAGAGTAAGTCAGAGAAGGTGGATGACCTTAGAG TGAAAGGCTCTCCATCTAAGCTTGGGAAAAAGTCACTTGAGGGAGATGAAAATCGGCGTGCTAGTTACAATGTATGTGACGAACAGTCTCCACAGGTGTCTGGCATGGTTTGTGATGTTCTTGATGGCGAGCAAAGGAAGCTGGTCCCTGTATGTAACAAAG AATACTCGTATGCAAGGAGCCTGGCTCGTTTTGCTGGTAATCTTGGGCCCATTGCCTGGAGAATTGCTTCACAGAGAATTGAAAGTGCATTGCCTTCTGGTGTTAAGTTTGGTTCTGGTTGGGTTGGAGAATATGAACCACTTCCAACTCCTATTCTTTCTTTCGAGAACATTCCCCAGCTACAGCATCAGCAACTAGATACAAATACAACTCTGCAGTCCAAGATGCCATTGAAGGATAAAGCAACTGCATTGGGTAAAAAAGCCAATGGAAATAGTCGGGAAGTAAATTATGGTATCCAGAGTAAGCTAGGCACCACAATTTACAATAGAGGTTCTGGTCCTGTGACGGGGGGAAATAATCTTTGTGGATTTACAGAAGTGAAGCAACAGTCGCCTAGCTTCATCTCTGAAACTCAGCTAAGGCCAAATGCTGCTGTATTACAACAGAAGAACAAACAAGTGACCTCTAAGCTTGCCAAGGTTAGTGGTACCTTTTTGGAACAAGCCCGAGAACATCAGCAATCTTCCTCAAGTTGTAGTTTGGTAGATCAATCTGTACAAAGGCCTGAAATCTTTACAGGGGTTGCCGCTTTTAAACCTCCTGGGAGAATTTCATTAGACAGAAAACTTGGGCAGCCTGAACCTCTAAAACAAACAGTGGCAATGGTGCCATGCAGTACAACTGATGGAAGAGTTCCTGTTGGTCAATCAAGTAATGGGAAAGTCTTGGGTGGATCTAGCAGCAACATTCTGGGAAATACCATGGGATTTTCCTCCAAATATCAAAAAGGAAATGTGGGTGATGAACACCAGACATTACATGAGTATGGCCTCAATCATCCGTCAAGACTAATGGGCTGGCCAATCGAGATGCTTAACCAGTCGAACATTTCAAACAATTCTGTTGATTCTTCTAAATTTTTGCCATCAGCTGTTCCACCAACTGGTAGAGAAAGTCCAAATACTGCAGATGCTGCTGCAGCTGGAGCATGGATGTCCATTGGAGCTTCCACACAATCTAAAACGTCAGTTAATGCTGTTAATGGTCGTGACAGTCCAAATGCATCTGCTTCTACATATTTTTACGGTTCTACTTCGAGAGCACCAAAGGTATCCTCCAGAGTTTCTGATGATTCCAACACAACTTCCATGTCTCAAGCCTTTAGGCAGCCCATTCAGGTGGTTGGTTCTGAACCCCAGTTTTGTAACAAAGGACTGGTCATCTTCCCACAACTAGGCGCAACCGGTATGTCCAGATTTCAAGGTCAGACTCCACAGCAAGGCCTGCTTCGACAAACAGAAAACAGGCATCCTAAGAGCGTTTGCCCTCCAGACTTGAACATTAGCTTCCAGCCCCCAGGATCTCCTGTTCCGCACTCTTCAGGGATTCTCAAGGACTCTCAGCAGCCGGATTTGGCTTTGCAGCTTTGA